In a single window of the Acyrthosiphon pisum isolate AL4f chromosome X, pea_aphid_22Mar2018_4r6ur, whole genome shotgun sequence genome:
- the LOC115033233 gene encoding LMBR1 domain-containing protein 2 homolog yields the protein MVIMGHMDIITIICIDGFNVYFPTLILAVCLATYFNVGAKILSILGFPQYLEDDDLVIDYILDGHLIVVREIDRRKRKIHRNKICCKYRETSQI from the exons ATGGTA ataatggGACATAtggatattattacaataatctgCATCGATGGCTTCAATGTATACTTTCCAACCCTCATACTGGCCGTTTGTTTAGCAACTTATTTTAACGTTGGAGCAAAAATATTGTCCATATTAGGATTTCCTCAGTATTTAGAAGACGATGATTTGGTGATCGATTACATTCTAGATGGGCATTTGATAGTTGTTCGag aaaTAGATAGGCGTAAACGTAAAATACataggaataaaatatgttgtaaatatagAGAAACTTCTCAAATATAA
- the LOC100159468 gene encoding LMBR1 domain-containing protein 2-like, with product MTVAMFGAEVIFAFILTTVLLDRYGNWKTQNIVVTTAVHISWCFSLLIIFVLPIDISLSAYRKCVQDGPNDNTTISIHVSLTCEKPWSSVPGSTLSIMWRVVYWTSQLLAWFIMPVMKHYVESGEFTVKNKLKNAIKSKTLYYSKLLLIVTIFITYAALTPGVYLEWQTLKATASSASNTYGLFQLILLLGIALVDIPRELWRSSQIDYTLRKVYFKLSKLYTEMLESEVDLEHVLESIKLVSISMSPNDVLYDYFQIILKKVPKDQQCFLKNEQSKYHTSPPSIDMLTQLHEQLIIAVATYHRTKTQSSLMIEKAIFLEDINSNMTSKERKFKKMFNKPSKLNSYAATIEWYWWCRLHPMMLQVLSVITGVLSVIIVWSEITFFKKQPVLSIFALMVNVAKQNNNYVLIQVKHITTFI from the exons ATGACTGTGGCAATGTTTGGCGCCGAAGTTAtatttgcttttattttaaCTACAGTGCTCCTCGACCGTTATGGCAATTGGAAAACTCAAAATATCGTTGTTACAACGGCTGTGCACATTTCTTGGTGTTTTTCCCTTTTAATTATCTTCGTTCTTCCCATCGATATATCTTTG TCAGCTTATCGTAAATGTGTTCAAGATGGGCCTAACGATAATACTACAATTTCTATTCATGTTTCATTGACCTGTGAGAAGCCCTGGAGTTCTGTGCCAGGTTCTACGTTATCAATCATGTGGAGGGTTGTTTATTGGACTTCTCAATTACTAGCGTG gtttaTTATGCCAGTTATGAAACACTATGTGGAATCTGGAGAATTTACAGTGAAGAACAAGTTGAAAAATGCTATTAAAAGCAAAACtctttattatagtaaattattgttaattgttacaatatttataacttatgcTGCTCTTACCCCAGGAGTGTATTTAGAATG gcaAACATTAAAGGCTACTGCATCATCTGCTAGCAATACATATGGATTGTttcagttaatattattgttaggtattgCATTAGTTGATATTCCAAGAGAATTATGGCGATCTAGTCAAATTGATTATACATTGAGAAAAGTATACTTCAAACTGTCAAAACTTTATACCGAAATGTTAGAATCCGAAGTAGATTTAGAACATGTTCTTGAA TCAATAAAACTGGTTAGTATCAGTATGAGTCCAAATGATGTGTTGtatgattattttcaaataattttgaaaaaagttccTAAGGATCAacaatgttttttgaaaaatgagcAGTCTAAATATCATACATCACCTCCTTCGATTGATATGCTAACTCAACTTCATGAacaa ttgaTTATTGCCGTGGCAACGTATCATCGTACAAAAACGCAGAGCAGTTTAATGATAGAAAAAGCTATTTTCTTAGAAGATATTAATTCAAACATGACATCTAAAGAacgaaagtttaaaaaaatgttcaataaaccTTCAAAATTGAATAGTTATGCAGCTACAATTG AATGGTATTGGTGGTGTCGTTTACACCCTATGATGCTACAAGTTTTATCAGTCATTACTGGCGTGCTATcagttattattgtatggtctgaaattacatttttcaagaaGCAACCAGTGCTCTCTATTTTTGCTTTAATGGTCAATGTggcaaaacaaaacaataattatgttttgataCAAGTAAAGCATATAAcaacttttatttga
- the LOC100168361 gene encoding baculoviral IAP repeat-containing protein 7-B-like has product MATPPNDKPVSQILKFDHHMSNRSPIILNNSYPITESVSDNIFQPMSRPTFGEELPSWDLTSYKNRLKTFAGVWKLQFITPTQMAKAGLYYVGPQDRVRCTFCSSEYDYWQPGEDPSAEHKRQSPHCAFFNDSSDGYDVCGIYTSGPGELPKLQDYLESVGILQEMKPPEHKDLATLEARLQSFEKCLIPLKQNIQTLCEAGFYYQGTGTNDSMRCYYCDQGLIDWDDYDEPWTEHARWSNTCIHVLLNKGKNFIDEVCGLKNTKLKATEVRKWIAEHKDTSIIENNMKVNSTKIKLDEPEISNMRQIKITSVENLQLCEMRDPNTMPDSMLCKICYKEEMKVACVPCGHVVACIQCALSLEHCAMCRQPMDLLMRVHLSMDEEKVNNVEQLPCSSSQCLDAQLDPMLCRVCHEEEMAAVFIPCRHIYACVKCGPNMNECPVCKEGIGCSIQVYL; this is encoded by the exons ATGGCTACACCCCCAAATGATAAACCTGTCTCgcagattttaaaatttgatcatCATATGTCAAACAGATCTCCaatcattttgaataattcataTCCTATAACTGAATCTGTTTCTGATAATATATTTCAGCCAATGTCTAGACCAACTTTTGGCGAAGAACTGCCTTCTTGGGATTTGACCTCATACAAAAATCGCTTAAAAACATTTGCTGGAGTTTGGAAACTACAATTTATAACCCCTACTCAAATGGCCAAAGCTGGATTATATTACGTTGGCCCACAAGATCGTGTTAGATGTACGTTTTGTTCTTCAGAATACGATTATTGGCAACCTGGTGAAGATCCGTCTGCTGAACATAAAAGGCAGTCTCCACATTGTGCATTTTTTAATGACTCTTctg atggTTATGATGTGTGTGGAATTTATACGTCGGGTCCTGGTGAGTTACCAAAGTTACAAGATTATTTAGAATCTGTGGGTATTCTGCAAGAAATGAAACCACCTGAGCACAAGGATTTGGCCACCTTAGAAGCACGCTTACAATcctttgaaaaatgtttgataccattaaaacaaaatattcaaactctATGTGAAGCGGGATTTTATTATCAag GCACTGGTACAAATGACAGTATGCGTTGTTATTACTGTGATCAAGGTCTTATAGACTGGGATGATTACGATGAACCATGGACAGAACATGCCAGATGGTCAAACACTTGTATTCATGTGTTGTTGAATAAAGGGAAAAACTTTATTGACGAAGTATGTGGTCTGaaaaacacaaaactaaaagcaacg gAAGTACGCAAGTGGATTGCTGAACATAAGGATACGTCtatcattgaaaataatatgaaagtgAATTCGACAAAAAT aaaaCTTGATGAGCCAGAAATTTCCAACATGCGTCAAATCAAAATAACATCTGTTGAAAACCTACAGCTTTGTGAAATGCGAGATCCTAATACAATGCCAGATTCTATGCTGTGCAAGATTTGCTATAAAGAAGAAATGAAAGTGGCTTGTGTCCCTTGCGGCCATGTTGTCGCCTGCATTCAATGCGCTCTATCACTCGAACATTGCGCTATGTGTAGACAGCCGATGGACCTGCTTATGAGAGTTCACTTATCAATGGATGAAGAAAAAGTTAACAATGTCGAACAGTTACCGTGCAGTTCATCACAGTGTTTAGATGCACAATTAGACCCAATGCTTTGCAGAGTATGTCACGAAGAAGAAATGGCAGCGGTATTTATACCCTGTAGACACATTTATGCCTGCGTCAAATGTGGACCAAATATGAATGAGTGTCCGGTGTGTAAAGAAGGTATAGGTTGCTCTATTCAAGTATACTTATAA
- the LOC100568899 gene encoding serine/threonine-protein phosphatase 2A activator-like encodes MQTFEDDADDVEVYADDADAEDCADAVEFPVPVAGASLPVEVVCQRVREPRDMFDWERSEARADLLVFVRHMNDVAKRYPAAAAARRRRRPRPFDDNVDRAMAVLRTVGEWAVKRCGPAGQDDRPESAAERFCHFHSQLRADGRCLLNRTYGGRGRAEYRDVMLPAYLERSFGDPVTMAYGPAHELSFCAFLVSLFKLHHLTWADEPFVVTVIFDKYLDVVDYVIRSYQLYPSSSEYGGNLGNWCLSGYQFVGFLWGSAQLAGSCGDGDGSAPDGIPSLSSPTAVISDAYACRRHRDDYVFAKCMDAVYRRARKDVPLWYHSYQLWNLTALPRWDRVNGCLITAYQRDVLGRFEVIRQLAFCELFKFAQNVRPPGMSFYDIVPAMPPSETAASPTVTDVLSYDDDNDEDEYEDDEKRIIEYGEIEDGEMVDGVTGDVETVEDEGFLL; translated from the exons ATGCAGACCTTCGAGGACGACGCGGACGACGTCGAAGTCTACGCTGACGACGCGGACGCCGAAGACTGCGCTGACGCCGTCGAGTTTCCGGTTCCGGTGGCCGGCGCCAGTCTTCCGGTGGAGGTGGTCTGCCAGCGGGTGCGCGAACCACGGGACATGTTCGACTGGGAGCGGAGCGAAGCGCGGGCTGACCTTTTGGTGTTCGTCCGGCACATGAACGATGTGGCCAAGCGGtacccggcggcggcggctgcgaGGCGGCGTCGTCGCCCGCGTCCGTTCGATGACAACGTGGACAGGGCGATGGCGGTATTGCGGACGGTCGGCGAGTGGGCGGTAAAACGGTGCGGGCCCGCGGGCCAAGACGACCGCCCGGAGTCCGCCGCAGAGCGATTCTGCCATTTCCACAGCCAGCTGAGGGCCGACGGCCGTTGCCTACTCAACCGGACGTACGGCGGTCGTGGCCGTGCCGAATACCGAGACGTCATGCTCCCGGCGTACCTAGAACGGAGCTTCGGCGATCCAGTCACGATGGCCTACGGACCGGCGCACGAACTGTCGTTCTGCGCTTTCCTGGTGTCGCTGTTCAAGCTTCACCACTTGACGTGGGCAGACGAACCGTTCGTGGTGACAGTAATCTTCGACAA GTATTTGGATGTCGTAGACTACGTGATACGCTCCTATCAGCTGTACCCTTCGAGCAGCGAATATGGTGGTAACTTGGGTAACTGGTGCCTGAGCGGTTACCAGTTTGTCGGGTTCCTGTGGGGCAGTGCGCAGCTTGCGGGAAGCTGCGGCGACGGCGACGGCTCTGCACCCGATGGCATACCTTCGTTGTCGTCACCGACGGCGGTCATATCGGACGCGTACGCGTGCCGACGCCACCGGGATGATTACGTGTTCGCCAAGTGCATGGACGCTGTGTACCGCCGGGCAAGAAAGGATGTGCCGCTGTGGTACCACTCGTACCAGCTGTGGAACTTGACAGCTCTGCCGAGGTGGGACAGGGTGAACGGGTGCCTGATTACTGCATACCAGCGAGACGTGCTGGGCCGGTTCGAGGTCATCCGCCAATTAGCCTTTTGCGAACTGTTCAAATTCGCCCAAAACGTTCGTCCACCAGGTATGTCGTTTTACGATATTGTACCTGCGATGCCACCGTCGGAGACAGCCGCGAGCCCGACGGTGACGGACGTTTTGTCCTACGACGACGACAATGACGAAGACGAATACGAAGACGATGAAAAAAGAATTATCGAATACGGAGAAATTGAAGATGGAGAAATGGTGGACGGGGTAACAGGAGATGTTGAAACAGTCGAGGACGAAggatttctattataa